ATTGAGAATAAAAATGGTATACATAATTACCTGCTATAACAACTCTGACCACTTTAGAAATCTCCTCCTGATATTCTGAAGTGCCACAAAACCCAGATAGCCATTCCAATAACAAgtttaatgaaaacaaatgaTTTCCAGTTTTGGATGCAAGATTAAGACCTGACATAAAAACTATGtacctaaaaattaaaaagcttcCTATCactttaataatcatttaaaaactattatagtaTATCTTTCCTACTACCATCGAACACCTTGAAAAATAACTGAGAATCAGAATTAGTCAATAGTATTATGAACAATTATGGTTTATTTAGTAAGATATTTTCAAGTCATTAgtaatgcattttttaattttcaggtaTAAAAACGTTTagtctttgaataaatattattagatactGCACCTATCATCATTTAAGTTTGGCAATGGTTTTTGTATACAACAGCCAGCCCAGCACACATCTTTAACTGTAAAAATTCCATCTTCATCCTCACTTCCTGTAAATTGTAatgataattgtaatataatttaatatttttattattactttagtaaAATGCTTGTTATTACCTAGTAGTGCAGTGACAACACCTGTTACTACTTTGTTAACATCAATACAATCACCAGACAGTTTTATTCTTTGTAGTTCATCTTCCAATACTAAAGTATCCGTATCATGGACAAAATGAGTTCTGTAttggtaaaacaaaaaaatattacattacaaaataaacaaaacattagaTTGCGGACAGTATTTagattttatgtaatacaaaCTTAGCTGGTTGAGGTAATATTTCAAGCTGATCTGAGAGCTCCCTCAAAATACTCGGCTTTAATTCTTGTAATTTGAAAAGTGTCCCCATTATGATGCATGTTGTGCCTTTATCGCGTAATTCACacaactttaatattttgtacttgtCAGACCatcttttttttactattggAATCAATATATTTCTAAAGGTATTTAATCTTGCTGAATATATGTGGGCGTATTGTTGAGAAAAATCTCGAGATACCTGATAAAATCGTTTAGAACAATCTACATAATTTACAGTGCGTCTTTCTACATCGAGTACttcaaattcattattttcattatttgtgACTGCAGATCGGTTAGAGTCAACTTTAAACaacatattgaatattattagtaaaatatttttaattcaaaacacaCAAGGCacggaaatttatttttaatgcttcaaagtaataaattaatttccaaaTCGCAGTACTTTACTTTGTCATTGCCGCCGAATTTCAACGCAAACGTTTGTCAGTGTCAGGGACAAGGCGTAGTGACAAGTTATCATAGCATAGTGATTGTGATCGTGAATGCATACTTATACATTTTGATAAACCATATTACGACTACTGTAGCTATCACTTGTCACTAATTCCATTATGCACTAAATGTTACTACTATTAGAAAGGGTCCCCCTGTACCAATATAACAACACCAAAAAAgtctttatttcttattattaaacaatatgttttattatttcaatgtcaCAAATAGgataaggtaaaataaaaatgataaaaagcgtACATGACCTATATTACAAAAAGTctattacttgaaaaaaaaatatatattttaaatccacattttttctaatgtaTTTGGAAATATAAGAGTATAATAGGGGAGTTTCTGTTTCAGTTTTAGGTTCAAGATATAAGATGAAATGATCGGCAACCAAAAATTGTACAATCCATCGATCATCCTAAAAATTGGGCAACTTATTTTTGCTGTCTGATGAAGATAAACACAGCGCATCACAGTATTTGGTGTTGTAGGAGGAGTGGCTACTTCGTAAAAATCACTAATAATAATGAGTAACTGTACTTGAGAAGTGGTTTCATTGGGGTTTTTATTTTTGcctttaaaaataagtacagCAGTGTTGGAACAAAAGTCCAGTGTTAAGATCGatttaattgattgattgattctCACAAATCGACTCAGTACAAATATTGATTAGGCACGAATATCTATCACGTGTAATCTGTGACAAAGAATATAAACCAAATGCTACTTTTTATGAATTTGGCGGGAAATTGAAAACATGGCGGGTGTCCAAAAAGTGTgccttaataatttaaatattaatataaaaaatgctttaatcATTGGTATTATAATAGCTAAAAATAGTCCTCGCACAATAGgttctaagaaaaaaaatggtGAAACACGAGGGGTTATGTCTTTTACATTACGGGATTCTGATATCGATACTATTAATGTTGACGTATGGGGATctgaatattttgttataactttTTACGAGAGATATCTTGTTGGTGACGTcggtaataatataattaattaatccgttattcgttttttatatagttttatcaaGAATATCTGATCCAACTcgaaattcttaatttttagtGGAAATATCGTCTCCTAaaatttgtgttaaaaatggaaataatgAGACATATCGACCTCAGGTTTGTATATGTATTCCTAatgttttaataagttttaatattacatgaaaTCGTTGTAAGCTCAtgtgtataaatgttttaataacgaTTAAATCGACGAACAAGTTCAAATAACTATcgaaattatttgtaaagtgtatagaaattaaatcatttattcaagTCCTTAATTAACGAATAAGCCAGACATGAAATTAACTTACATATagatttgatattttaaggtgAGTTCTCCTTTTTATCTCTCACTCAATGAAGGCCAATCTGAAGTAAGCATATTTGATGGAGACACAATCGGAATGTACTTACCGCTTTTGCATATTCCTACAAAACCTAGCGCTGGATATTGCGGACTTTCAGAAGTTGTTAAATTCCAGGGTAAAATTTTacgctttacttttaattttaattttgtacattCAGTTTTAttgctaaaatttaaattgtacttatTGCAGAACAAAATGGTGACGTGTACGTAGATTTACTCGTTGTGGTTAAGTCTGTAAAACCTGTGAagacaattaaaactaaaaccgGTAAATCAACTTTCCTTATCATAAGGATAGTTAATATGTGGAGTTTTGATGgacaaattaatttctaaaattggAATTCTATTTTGTTGTAGGTGCAGAAATGTCAGTCCGATCTATTGAAATTATTGACAACACGACCCCCGCTTCGCTTATTCttgatatttttgatattgataCCATTCAAAGGTAGtagttattacattataatatttatacataagaaTCACATAACATCCCGTAGGTagtttaagcttaatttaaatattatctgtatacCAGCTACTGagctgagccgagatggcccagtggttagaacgcgtgcatcttaaccgattattttgggttcaacccaggcaggcaccactgaattttcatgtgcttaatttgtgtttataattcatctcgtgctcggcggtgaaggaaaacatcgtgaggaaacctgcatgtatctaatttcaacgaaattctcccacatgtgtattccaccaacccgcattggagcagcgtggtggaatatgctccaaaccttctcctcaaagggagaggagtctgcccagcagtgagaaatttacaggctgctaatgatatAAAACCAAAAGTATAAACATCTagtgcattttaaatatttctattgtacGCACTGCGTAACTCTGTCAAGTCATCTTTAAACTgtctttgatattaaatttacacttacatatttattaattaaatatttaaatattattattacttattttaacaaatttgatTGAGatgctgtaaatatataaaaaataaaaaaaaatatattcgagtaACTACTATCTCTCattataagcattttttaatCATGCGGGATCGAACTTGCGGCCGTTAGCACGGCGGTAGGGTTCCTTTACTACGCTGACTAGCCGTGCGAGTGTAACATGACGCCCGGTGGCGGCGTGTGCAGAGCGGAGGCGTGGCGGGCGTCGGAGAGCGTGCTGTTCGTGGCGGACGCGCGCGTGTgccggcgcgcgcgcgcgctgcgTCTGCAGGCGGGCGCGCGCAGCGTGCTCACGCACCAGCCGCACGCGCCCGAGGCCGAGGCGCTGCGGCTGCACGTGCGCAGTCAGTCTCCTGCATTATACGGCCAGACCACTGAGTAGATCACACATTTTGTTCCGATTTCGTAAATATTGAGTCGAACGAACTGTAAGAAAGTCATTACACTTAAAGTTTACATTTCACAATACATTTACTTGAACTTCAATTATAGGTAGGCTATTATAGATAATGTTATCCATGGCATTACTTTTATCACGCTCTAATGAGATGACTACTAATATGAAGACA
The DNA window shown above is from Vanessa tameamea isolate UH-Manoa-2023 chromosome 16, ilVanTame1 primary haplotype, whole genome shotgun sequence and carries:
- the LOC113393976 gene encoding DNA polymerase delta subunit 2, whose amino-acid sequence is MLFKVDSNRSAVTNNENNEFEVLDVERRTVNYVDCSKRFYQVSRDFSQQYAHIYSARLNTFRNILIPIVKKRWSDKYKILKLCELRDKGTTCIIMGTLFKLQELKPSILRELSDQLEILPQPAKTHFVHDTDTLVLEDELQRIKLSGDCIDVNKVVTGVVTALLGSEDEDGIFTVKDVCWAGCCIQKPLPNLNDDRYIVFMSGLNLASKTGNHLFSLNLLLEWLSGFCGTSEYQEEISKVVRVVIAGGIYANQSNESILNESDVIAASEVVDSFAAAVSAVVPLDLMPGCKDPAGIMLPQKPFHYCLFPKAVEYKSFNRVSNPYECDIGGFVCLGTSGEPVTDVMRYSKLDKPLDVMKKTLEWRHVAPTCPDTVPCTPCLDTDPFTIYNCPAIYFNGNCDEFSTELFTGDDQQSIRLVCIPNFCETKTVAFVNLKNLECYSMVFD
- the LOC113393888 gene encoding meiosis-specific with OB domain-containing protein-like, with protein sequence MAGVQKVCLNNLNINIKNALIIGIIIAKNSPRTIGSKKKNGETRGVMSFTLRDSDIDTINVDVWGSEYFVITFYERYLVGDVVEISSPKICVKNGNNETYRPQVSSPFYLSLNEGQSEVSIFDGDTIGMYLPLLHIPTKPSAGYCGLSEVVKFQEQNGDVYVDLLVVVKSVKPVKTIKTKTGAEMSVRSIEIIDNTTPASLILDIFDIDTIQRAEAWRASESVLFVADARVCRRARALRLQAGARSVLTHQPHAPEAEALRLHVRSQSPTRGGEAATWAAWSGERACTASVSQIQDRLKSGVPFCAALHAILTHVDLDEIVNTEGNLDELRVRFADHTGELNARLPVKVLEGAFGYSVEQLKAMSTEERAAIRWMFLLEQCSAKVAVTPPRLVILTLRKASPADPIPLY